In the Hydractinia symbiolongicarpus strain clone_291-10 chromosome 13, HSymV2.1, whole genome shotgun sequence genome, AACGACAAGTAAACAAGTTCAAATTGCGTGCCTGTCGTAGATTGAAGAAGCGAACACTGTATTTATTGACAACCTTTTCGACAGGCTTTGTAAGTCACACAGCCTGGAAAGTCATGAAATGAATTACTTtgttttatcattttaaaaagCGAAACGTAAGAACCTCCACAAAAAATCTTTCAAATGgctgcaaaaattcttgttttagtTTTCCCCTACCTTAacatacatattttttataagcaatagacttttcccgaatttcctaaatatgccaaactcaattaaagaggcCGATCATAAAAGTaattcttatccctaagttctttagcaaaaggtagaacaaattacctaatttcgtaaatatttatgTTCGTTAAGTGTGTCAATTCCGAGCTCAAAGTTACGTTCAAATCCTTCATATAGCCGAgccttgttttcaaaataattattttcttcaaataaaaataaaatttaaccaaAATAATATATTGcttaaaaattcagttttgtcatgataattcgatattctatctgaacatccttatttgaagagcatagAACCATTATAGTGTATTGAAATTCCAAATGAGGCTTAATGAGGGTTATGGAAAGTACTCTTTCAGGCTCGAAATATGCTTAGGTTATGCTTAATGTTTCTGTTAGTTAAAAACACTTAAGAAAAGTTTAAAGAAACAAGGAAATGAGAATTGGCACTTGAAGATCTTAAACTCGCAACTATAGTGGgcaaaacataaatattttatcaattcataataaagcctttatattttaaataggAAGCGATACTGCCGTAAGTGTGATACTgcggtataaaaaaaaatttaaactgtaGATTGTTGTCAAGAAAAACTGCttacgaaacaaaaaaataaaaaaaagttcacaacatttttttaggcTTCACGTAATGCTTAGCATTTAAAACTTAACCAAACATAAGTCTACAGATATATTGTTTGTAGTTAGAAGTCAGCTCATATTTGAAAAGGCAGcatcaaaagaaaaacagtCTTGGAAAAACGTAGAATATTTCTGGTCGAGTCATAGAAAAGTCTAGAGGTTGTGTTGGCGGAAGAAAGAACAACTATGCTATGCTATTTGCTTTCTTGATACTCATGTCCTTGTAATATTGGAAATGAGTATAACAAGCATGGTTGGAACATTTTCCTTTTTTGCACACTATGGAATAAGTGTAGCAGCGAAGTCAAGGTacagtttttatatatattaataaaaacaaataaaaacattaaataacaTTATAACCTCGAAATAGTCACAAGACCTACAACAATCCACTAGATATTTGTTCGCCAAAAAACTGGATCTGTCAAGAACTACTTAAAGAAAAAACCATGGAGGTACAGGCAACAAAACCGATATAAATCCTCCGTTAAGGCTCATCTCCACTCTAGCAAAATATTCCGGGCACCAAAGCGGAATAATTAAAGGTTCTGATTGGCTTGAAATGAATTCCATCAACCaatcaaaatattcaaaatcaTTCAAACTCAAATTATCCGCCTATTGgagaattttaaaacaaaagaaactaCGACTGGAGCACTTTGATTATCGTAAGGAAAAAATTTTCGACTTTTGATATATTCTGAACTTTTCGTGTCCTTACTCAAATATCCCCCTTCCTTTACTCTGTTTCTCTTTAGGTTTTTACAATAATGTAATTACAATATGAATCtaagaattgaaaaaaaaaaattgtgtaagaataaataattcaaaaatttaatttgtagtTATAAAGTGGGGAAGTACGCTCCTCGTTTCTCGCATGTTGCCTTCACGAAATCCATATGGCTGGCATACAACTTTACCTCTTTGTCAACAGCCAACCAGCGCACGGCTTTAGCATCGTCGCCGGCTTCTAACGGTATTTTTCCGACAGTGGTGCCGTCGTCGTCGTGAAAGTTGACGGCGACGGTTTCCATCCAAGAATTATCCGTGTTTCGCGGATCGTCAACGTAACCTTGGTAAatctaaagaaaaatttaataacgtGACGTGAACATACAAACATtcgctaaaaatattttattccgcgagaatttctttttttctttttaaaaaacaaattgatttttttccaCGAGTTTGCCATTTTCACATGCCCAATCTATTCAATTAATACTTGGGCGTTTATTATATTGTCTTTTCGTGCGTCTGTTTGTCTGCCTGTTACGTAAACACGAAattcgatatataaaggacgggcgaccccgtggatttttccacggactaacagctattctatattataatacccgtatacgtctgtctgtctgtctcgcaaaatggtaccgcaagtagtgagacgcacgcaatgcggtacaaaaatatattaaatatgttTATTGCAGAAATACGGTATAGTGTAGAATAGGAAATCCAGTATGGCTGGCCCACCTGGAACATGTTTATTTGAACGCGATACGCGGTTCttaacaaacaataaaaaacaaaaccaaCAAACTTACTACTTCTCCATGCGTAAACAACTCATCTATAAGTTTTTTCGTACACTCCCGCTCGCTCTCTTCTATGGAATTCATCGCTTCTTCACCGAATTCACGTTTGAGAGTCAAAGACACTTGTTCACCATTGTCGACCATACCCTGCAAAGAAGTAATACAAGGTCGCCAGAATAATGTTAAATGTCTGCTATTGAAGTTCCAACTAATATTAAAATAGTATTATCAATGAGTTTGACCCCAGCCTAACTTCGCAAGAAAAAAATGCTTCaggttttaaaggttttttaaaaagaaaaggaattttttttacacgAGTCTCTAGTTGTTGAATTAAATAGGAATGGTCACAAGTTATAGCTAACAATTGGTATTTTGGCTTTTTCTGACAGATATTGTGAGGGAGTAAGGAAGGAAACTCCAGAACAATTCTTTTAAGGTAACAATTTAATAATCATCAGATAAGAggctttatttacaaaaccaTTTATTAATTTcgcatttcattaaaaaaaatggtatatgcgtaattaaaaagaaagacaGTTAGTAAAAGCACTTATACCTCTGGTACAGCACATTCATATTAACAAGACGATAAAAAAGGAACTTACCCCCGGTATAGCCCATTCATATGTAGAAGAGGACAACGAAAAATGAATCTACCCAAGTATAACCCATTCATATCAACAAGAGGACAACGAAATTAGAACCTACCCCCGGTATAGCCCATTCCTGATTATCGCGTCGTTGTATCGACACAAATTCCAAAATCGGTTTGTTGTCTGTTTCGTGTTTTAGCTGTTCTCCGTCACTGTTGCGCTTCCATCTAAACAACAACAGTGGTGCGTCGACTACACGCCATTTTTCAAGAATACAAAatcccaaaaataaaaaatccctTGATTGTTCCTGGCTCGTCCCCAGAAGTGGAACTAATGTAGAGTTTTTAAGTGCTCAAAGTAAGTAAATATTTACGCTAAATTCATACCGAGTGACAAGCGGGTCAGCCGCATGATTTGGTCCCCACTTGCCAAGAAGGCCTCTACCGGAGATTCCTGTACGGCCTACAggatttctaaataaaaaacaagaaaaggtAAACGTTAATATTAACAAAATCGCAAACTTAACATCGGAGAGAACATTCACACATGTGAATCGGATTATAAAAGAAAATGTCATGCACTAGGCTAAAAAACAGCTCCAGGCTAGTATTTACCACTTTTTCAGGATGAATCTCAATTAAAACACAGATAACTATAGTTCGCTTcacacaaaacagaaaaaaatcacgCAGGTGTAACAAATCTTACCGCGGCTTGCCATCGAAAATATCATATTTTCCCATGTGACTGATTCTAcgtatatttttatccacctcGTTAAACTTGATAACTTCGAACGCATCGtcactacaaaaaaatacaatgtaaaaatgcaataaaaaaaagaagtcaCAGAAAACCATTGCAAAACTTTTACAGCAAGCAAAAAGTATGTCGTCCATTATATCGGcttaatcgcgaaagtttatgtttCTATACGCGTAGGTTTAAAAACAATCTTCTGCGTGTACTCAAATTACAATAGCAGTTAATGGCTGTTTCTTTCTTTAGTAAACTAATTAACgattttaattataattttgaaTGCTATTTTTTCGCTTTCGGATTGTTCGCATTCCAACTTGATTTCATTCAGATAACCATGCAATCTGTTCCAGGTTTCCATTTCTATAAATTCTATAAATCACGCACATTATCGTGCAAGTTTGTTTCACATTTCAAAAGCTCACTGAGAAAAAATTTCCTGCGGCCATAACACCCTTGTTAATACATAACTTTATTGGTGCAAAGGGGGGTAGAAGTCTTTGAGAGTTTTATTGAAAACGTTAAAAAATATAGCTCCCCTGAGCATGTGAAAAGGGAAGACCTAGTTTAGAAAAATAACCCCAGACATAATATGTTAGCAAAGAGGCCGGAACTGCAATGATCGTAATCACAACCAATTAAGAACGCCGCTTACATCTGAAAAGCTGAAAAAACAGACAAATTCGTAAACCAACTCGTAAAACGTGATCTCGTGAAGCCTGAAGCTTACATTTAGGCCACACTTGTTTTTGTGCATCACCTAATTTAAAAACCTACATGTCAACTAACTTTGCATTTGAAGTGAACCTAAGTAAAAAGATTCCTACATCAACATAAACATTACAGTTGTGAGATCACTGAAAGTCACAACTGTACCTTGTATCCGGATCAGCCCATTCCGGTTTATCATTCAATATCTTTGGGACTGTATACTCCACCGGACTATAATCTTGAAACTCGACGGTCCAAGGTACCTTATCGTCAGGGACGTGGAATCGTTCAACATCCGAGCCTGGATACTTCCCTGTTCGCGCTTTCACATGTGTTATCACAGGCGTGGTTTCTTTAACAGGTGATTGGCCTAAAAAGAAACAACAGAAGTTCACCATGTAGCATGCACTGTTTGCGCTTAAGCTTTTTGATAATGTGGACGGGACCTTAAACGTTGCTGAATGCAAACTGAAGGTAAACTGAACGTGTCTTAAAAGATATAGCACTAAATGAAACATAAAGCATTTCGAATTCTAATTCTTGCTGACGTTATAAAAAAGAAACCAATGAATCTTCAGTAACTCatgaaacaacaacattaaTAAGGAATAACGAATTACCATTTGATTGGGCTTCTTCGTGCATTGGTGCAGCTTCAGGAGAAGCAGATTCTATAAGAGCAAATCATGTCGTAAATGTACtcccacaaaaacaaaaaatacttttcaggtgtgttttttataagaaaattaacCAGTAAAAACACGCCAAAACAAATGCATAAAATGCTCGAAATTTTTTCATTGCATAAAATATTCTGGAAAAAGCCCGCAACATTTTGCTTTCGTTAATACCCTTTAGTGTGCTTTAAAAAGCCAAAATTctgaaaaatttgtaaacacaaaaataaaatagatatataaagaaataaatcaaaaagacCGTTTTCGTTGGCTATTGATTTTTTACACCAGTTTTACGattgcaacaaataaaaaacacaggtaaataaatataaattaccTTCTTTGTTTACAGGCGCATCTTCTTCAGAATGATCTGGTGCAGCTTCTATAACAACAAAACCTAACGGTCAAAGCAAAGCCTCTCCACACACTTATATCAGGATTTCTAATTAGGgatttatataaaacaaaatgaatgatAAAAATTACAAAGCTGCTATGTTTTCGTGACCAAAATGGTAGCTGGGTCGTTAATTACAACTTCGCAAAATAGCTTCTTAAAGAGGGCAAGTGAACAAAGTAAGGGACTGGGTATTCTTTGCCAAATTTATGGTTCtatatttatttatcttttaagTTTTGATAATGGAAAATTTATTTGTCGAGTGTCAATAAATGTAAAACAGAACAGAAAGACAtgatgaagaaagaagaaatgaAGAAAGGAAATAACCACAGCGCAACTGACCATAATTTTTAGCTCTCGATTTTCTACAAGGGCAACAGCACCGTAACAAGTCCATGTGTGAATTATTATTAAGTGGTTATTGTTTGTTAGTTCTTGCAAACTAAAATTAGAATgaaaaaatatgaagaaaaatgGTGTTAATTGCTGCTTTGCCTTTGTTCACAATTAATTAGGCTTTAAGGAAGTGACGATTTTCATACGCATGTTTACAAAGTAGAAAATACATCTTTTCTGAATTTATCTTTCTTGaactgaaaaatataataatgaaTGAATTTCTTACAAAATTTAGAAATTACAAACCACGAAAAAATATAACCTTTTACAGCATTTAAAACTGGCGAAAAAACACCATAGAAATTGTCTCCAGGAAACAGGAACTACCTCACTACATAATAATTTTGCACACATCCGACATACAACATTTCCTGTTCAAACTATTATAGTTTCGTATCATTACATGCctaacaaataataaaatcaaataACATGGTGAAGGTAACAGATTGACAGGTTTAAAGTTAAATGATGTGGTTATACTTGTGTAACTACATAAATGATGATTTTAGCAAAAGAAATCAACACCCTATCACTACTCTCCTCTtcacttattttttcttttatttatggtttcttgttaaattttaaaaatatcaaagaaaacacattgaaaaaaaaaagatatatttatATAGTTATATGTCCCAAAATTTCCCATACAATTGGGTTATTTTTTCTAATCTGTTGTGCTTAAATAAATAACCTTGACTGAGTATTAATGGGTGGacaaaaatgcacaaaatatcAATGCAGAAAATATGTACGACAGACCAATGTCTGAGGACACCTGTACTTATGTTTTTTTCAATGAGATAACAACTCGTCTGTGTCATGTTATCCAATGTTTTACTGATATAATTGTATATAGCTTTACAAGACATTAAAAATTGGTTCAGGAAAACACCCCTTAAAACTTAAAATAGGAAAACAAGGTGACTATGCCAGAAAAGTCAATTTTGCATACCTTCAAATTTGGCGACAGTCATGGTTCACGTATTTCTCTTGATATTTAGCTCTACCCCTCTACTCTTTCAGAACTGACATACAAGCACAAAGTAAAGCTCTTATATAGAAGCTCACAACACAAAGCTAAAGCTGCAAGTTTCATGTGAAACTAAATTTGTCTTTTTGCTTTTGCTTGTTTCAGCATGACATGAAGACAATACTAAATTAGGTATGCAAGATGGAAACATGCATTGTTGAAGATAAATAGCTGATCAACAAACCTGGGTCAAATTCAACatgattaaaaacttttaattaaacATCTCGGTGTCATGTGAcgtttatataattttaaaacgtCACACTTCAACAACACAGATTTTTGTCAGATTTATGTAAGTCATTACGTCACAAATTTATAGGGGATAACCACTTTacacacgctttaaattcttaaatacacATTTTCTTTTAAGGTGTTTTTTATACTGAAAATTTATCCAATCACTTAAGAATAACATAACCTTAAAAATTGACAGTCTTATTGATATCATTAACTAATGGTAACCTAGTAACTGTAAATTAATAAAATAGTAAAGTATTCTTGTGTTTTACAAACTACTTGATATCATTTTGTTGCAGCAACTGGTTTTCTCTTCACAAAATTAGAAAACTCCAAATTCATTCATTATTTATAGAActctgtatttttcaaaaacacaaaacagttTTGATACAagtttaaaagcgatacaccaTACACTGCAGTTAAGATAATCAATTTAGAAATTGATTAAATTTGctgaaatatattatttatgGGTTCCTTGTGCTAATAATGATATTTTTGTATGGTATATGGGATAAAAActcaaaaacgtttttaaagatTTGCTTTAAAATACATATTTGCTTTACAGATATTTACTTCCACAGATTTCCATCCGACCATCCTGCACTTATGACATTCATACAATATCTTGTAAAGTTGTGCAATATTAAATTGTTTTGCTGTGTGATCTTATACCCTTGATATCTTGATAAAAGgttataattttgtttcagaCATTTTTTATGTACTTGAAAATACACACATTTTTGTGAAAGTATTTTTTGCTTTATAGCCATTCGTCTTGTTACATATATAGTGTCATAGCATATAGTGTCATGTTTAGCTGGAATGCTTTTAAGAACTCATGCGCCTAATATGAATTATTCCTTTCTCCAATGTAAACAAGCAACATGCTGAAATATGGAAATGACAGCAGTAAATTTTAGAATCTTAAAAAGTATAAGCAAATGAGTGCCTACAAAATCCAAAATtagactttttaaataaaactataaGCTGTATTTAAAAAGGATTAATCTTCTTATAATGAATTATCCTAGACTCAACTTGTATGATTTTTTGTGATTTAGTATAACTCAGACATTTTGAGTTCAAGTAAAAGGAAGTACAAAATGTAGTCATAATAGTCAGCTGTACAAACTGTAAATACCCAAGGTTTTGTTTCAGCAAATACATATATGTTTCAGCTTAATCcctttgttaaaaataattataagtACATATACCTTTATATTCTTTTGTTCCACCCTGTTTAGTTGGCTTACAACCAAACAAATTGCCCATGTCCAATTAAATGCTTACAGCTTTCATGTATTGCAAAATAATTATGTCTTGagtcaaacaaatcaaaacaaatcaaaacatgaCACGAGAAAGTGTCAACAAATACTCAAAGACAATTGAAAAACAACTGACATGTCAAAACATGTCATATCAGGTAGAAAGATAAACATCTAAAAGTTTCATATATACTTAATTGGAAATTCCATACACTTACTGCGAAAATCAATTTTTGGACACTTTTTGATTGGTTCAGTATTCATTTTTATAGAACTTTGCTTCTTAATAAATATACACTCAACATAGGATGCATTCACCCAAAATGACTTtgatatatatagtatatatatatatctacatagaaaaaaaattaaacatatattaagaaaaaatatacaacaAAACAATGGAGGAGCAATATAATGTGAATACAAACTATATTTAACATCACAATAACCTGATTTAACAAACCTTTTACAATTATATTTCTGTAAAAGATAACTGCACTTACAAAACATATCGATGGGGAGGGCATTTTTATGTCTGTGTACCTTGCAGAAAGACATTTGCACTGGCTTATTTTAGTCAAATCTAGATTATAAGCATCAATTTATGGCTTGATctacattatatattttttctcaataatgataaaatttttaaattattgtttctctGATAGTATTATGctagatatatattatatagctagatagatgtgtatattttacatggctagccttacaaatatcaagggatgtaccctgtctattacttccaggaggggccatggcttagatggagattcctagagtatttaatgctcattttgtgctacacagacccaattagggcccgggctctactagacaactcctggcaacatccaacggcccacacagtgtgccatcttcccaatttccctcacatggcttgggttaacccggggttatggtaacattcactcgtccatgttgaatcgccgtcaagaggaactgaaccctggtctcccgcacagagtatgagagctataaccactaagctatggcgccacaaatatatatatatacatgagaAAGAATGGCATGTATGGCACTACCTTGGACTCTCACGGCTCTAACTGTATATATGAAAAAGGTAATAAAGAAGAAAGAACAGAAGTTTTAAGGTGCATATACATATTTATCATccgcaaaaattaaatcaaacttaGTATGTCAGCCCGTCTAATCCACATCAGCACTTAGAAATTGACAACATTAATGTCTAAAAGTAGTTAATAAAGCAGGCAAGCAATTAAAAAGACTGTATGTGCAAAGATACTTACATTGATGCATTTTGActtccttttttgttttcatttgctgtCTGAAAAACTATTTCTTAATTTAACTTAGCCTACCACTAAATGAACTTTACTACCTTTAGATTTTGGTGTTTGGTATAAACTATTAATTTCAGCTTTTCCAAGGATAACTGCACATTAATAAAAGGTCACCATTCACCATTAATTTTCAATCCCAATATAGTTCCATTATATATTCAAAGTCTTAACAACACTTTAAAAGTCACACTCTTTTGAGAAAATCTTAATATCATTTCAATATAGTTAAGTTATAttggaaatatttttgttttaatctgtATTAACTGGTTTTACTATCATTTTGGAATTTACCTGATGATGACTTTATTAAAAGTCGAAATATACTTGGTGGTCACTTAATAAGAAAACATATTTACAGCTTGTAGGGGCTTGGGGCAACAACTCGATGACTATAGCTGGACTTTCAACAGATCGTTATTTAATCACTAAGAcgactccaatttaattagttgttctacgggcgtGACCGACCCTAACTTTCtcgaaaacaaacaaataataatattaagcaaaaaagttttaaagaaatataatgAGAATAGAAGATATCAATGTTATTTTTGGTTGGTTAAATGTCCATCTACAATTATACTAAACAAGGTGAATCAATAACATTACTTTAGGACCACCATTGATAAGGCCACTGAAAGTTAATTCTTTGTTCAAGGTAATTTGTTGCAATAAAACTAAAATGCGTGGTGCGCTAACTTTGTAATCACTAAAATAGTTACGTGgttaaacagaagtttaaattttttgtgatttataacaaaaattggttactttcgctaaaatagttataatacaatTGAAAAACAAGATAGattattgtcgtaacaccctcctttgtTATGATTagcatatatatttaaaattatgcTAGCTAAACTGTAATACAGTTGAtatcatttaggaaaaataattaaaacaagatagaatacgcttgtcgtaacaccctccccCGTTatgaatttacaaaaaaataattttaacgctgcgaaagactttaaatattctcaACTAAACAACCATAGTCCGGAAAAAGAAATTGCACTTAAGTTTAGATTTTCCTATAAAACTGTGCAAAGAAcaataaaattgtttgttttattattttaagtaggagaagaataacttgGTGTATAAGTTTCGAAACAGCGCAagtataacttgctgtatatatttcaaaacaatacaagtatattctgtacaacttttaaaacagcacaagaataattcttgctttagaactttcaaaacaacacaagaaaaattcttgctgcataacttttaaaaacaagtttttgatcatgcaagtatttttatcttt is a window encoding:
- the LOC130623575 gene encoding ADP-ribose pyrophosphatase, mitochondrial-like isoform X5 encodes the protein MTVAKFEEAAPDHSEEDAPVNKEESASPEAAPMHEEAQSNGQSPVKETTPVITHVKARTGKYPGSDVERFHVPDDKVPWTVEFQDYSPVEYTVPKILNDKPEWADPDTSDDAFEVIKFNEVDKNIRRISHMGKYDIFDGKPRNPVGRTGISGRGLLGKWGPNHAADPLVTRWKRNSDGEQLKHETDNKPILEFVSIQRRDNQEWAIPGGMVDNGEQVSLTLKREFGEEAMNSIEESERECTKKLIDELFTHGEVIYQGYVDDPRNTDNSWMETVAVNFHDDDGTTVGKIPLEAGDDAKAVRWLAVDKEVKLYASHMDFVKATCEKRGAYFPTL
- the LOC130623575 gene encoding ADP-ribose pyrophosphatase, mitochondrial-like isoform X2; this translates as MSMKLQFSHCWQKKIHFIIFCHCLVHLLTWAISQNFFKAAPDHSEEDAPVNKEESASPEAAPMHEEAQSNGQSPVKETTPVITHVKARTGKYPGSDVERFHVPDDKVPWTVEFQDYSPVEYTVPKILNDKPEWADPDTSDDAFEVIKFNEVDKNIRRISHMGKYDIFDGKPRNPVGRTGISGRGLLGKWGPNHAADPLVTRWKRNSDGEQLKHETDNKPILEFVSIQRRDNQEWAIPGGMVDNGEQVSLTLKREFGEEAMNSIEESERECTKKLIDELFTHGEVIYQGYVDDPRNTDNSWMETVAVNFHDDDGTTVGKIPLEAGDDAKAVRWLAVDKEVKLYASHMDFVKATCEKRGAYFPTL
- the LOC130623575 gene encoding ADP-ribose pyrophosphatase, mitochondrial-like isoform X1; translation: MNTEPIKKCPKIDFRKAAPDHSEEDAPVNKEESASPEAAPMHEEAQSNGQSPVKETTPVITHVKARTGKYPGSDVERFHVPDDKVPWTVEFQDYSPVEYTVPKILNDKPEWADPDTSDDAFEVIKFNEVDKNIRRISHMGKYDIFDGKPRNPVGRTGISGRGLLGKWGPNHAADPLVTRWKRNSDGEQLKHETDNKPILEFVSIQRRDNQEWAIPGGMVDNGEQVSLTLKREFGEEAMNSIEESERECTKKLIDELFTHGEVIYQGYVDDPRNTDNSWMETVAVNFHDDDGTTVGKIPLEAGDDAKAVRWLAVDKEVKLYASHMDFVKATCEKRGAYFPTL
- the LOC130623575 gene encoding ADP-ribose pyrophosphatase, mitochondrial-like isoform X3, which gives rise to MGNLFGCKPTKQGGTKEYKEAAPDHSEEDAPVNKEESASPEAAPMHEEAQSNGQSPVKETTPVITHVKARTGKYPGSDVERFHVPDDKVPWTVEFQDYSPVEYTVPKILNDKPEWADPDTSDDAFEVIKFNEVDKNIRRISHMGKYDIFDGKPRNPVGRTGISGRGLLGKWGPNHAADPLVTRWKRNSDGEQLKHETDNKPILEFVSIQRRDNQEWAIPGGMVDNGEQVSLTLKREFGEEAMNSIEESERECTKKLIDELFTHGEVIYQGYVDDPRNTDNSWMETVAVNFHDDDGTTVGKIPLEAGDDAKAVRWLAVDKEVKLYASHMDFVKATCEKRGAYFPTL
- the LOC130623575 gene encoding ADP-ribose pyrophosphatase, mitochondrial-like isoform X4 — protein: MDLLRCCCPCRKSRAKNYEAAPDHSEEDAPVNKEESASPEAAPMHEEAQSNGQSPVKETTPVITHVKARTGKYPGSDVERFHVPDDKVPWTVEFQDYSPVEYTVPKILNDKPEWADPDTSDDAFEVIKFNEVDKNIRRISHMGKYDIFDGKPRNPVGRTGISGRGLLGKWGPNHAADPLVTRWKRNSDGEQLKHETDNKPILEFVSIQRRDNQEWAIPGGMVDNGEQVSLTLKREFGEEAMNSIEESERECTKKLIDELFTHGEVIYQGYVDDPRNTDNSWMETVAVNFHDDDGTTVGKIPLEAGDDAKAVRWLAVDKEVKLYASHMDFVKATCEKRGAYFPTL
- the LOC130623575 gene encoding ADP-ribose pyrophosphatase, mitochondrial-like isoform X6; amino-acid sequence: MHEEAQSNGQSPVKETTPVITHVKARTGKYPGSDVERFHVPDDKVPWTVEFQDYSPVEYTVPKILNDKPEWADPDTSDDAFEVIKFNEVDKNIRRISHMGKYDIFDGKPRNPVGRTGISGRGLLGKWGPNHAADPLVTRWKRNSDGEQLKHETDNKPILEFVSIQRRDNQEWAIPGGMVDNGEQVSLTLKREFGEEAMNSIEESERECTKKLIDELFTHGEVIYQGYVDDPRNTDNSWMETVAVNFHDDDGTTVGKIPLEAGDDAKAVRWLAVDKEVKLYASHMDFVKATCEKRGAYFPTL